A DNA window from Aquarana catesbeiana isolate 2022-GZ linkage group LG01, ASM4218655v1, whole genome shotgun sequence contains the following coding sequences:
- the LOC141128702 gene encoding olfactory receptor 13F1-like produces MTHRRNKTIVVEVFFVGFESLTEYKAPFFLLLFLFYTFTCIDNSLIILLIWKSPHLHSPMYYLIANLLFCEVIYITNLVPPLMHSTLSGRWSMDFISCLVQINVTICITGFETFLLTLMSYDRYLAICQPLRYTTLIHNRLCLYFVIAFWMVSLAISLVIFYMLLSLVFCAPVAMEHFVCEYTAFFSFACIMSDRMPLIIFGLVVSTIINAPYLLILVSYIFIVISVLKIKSSAGRKKAFSTCGSHLLVVSIYFGIPFLASMVPGGTDYYNLMAAVYYGVPPLINPLIYSLRNQEIHKALQTAMSAIKQYFSGKISQ; encoded by the coding sequence ATGACACATCGTAGGAACAAAACAATTGTGGTTGAAGTCTTCTTCGTTGGGTTTGAAAGTctcacagaatacaaagctccATTCTTCCTTCTCCTATTCCTCTTCTACACTTTCACCTGCATCGATAACTCCCTGATAATCCTTCTAATATGGAAGAGCCCTCATCTCCATTCCCCCATGTACTATCTGATTGCCAATTTGCTCTTTTGTGAAGTGATATATATTACGAACCTGGTGCCACCCTTGATGCACAGCACCCTATCCGGAAGATGGTCCATGGACTTTATTAGCTGCCTTGTCCAGATAAATGTTACAATTTGTATTACAGGTTTTGAGACTTTCCTGCTTACGCTGATGTCCTATGACCGATATCTGGCCATTTGTCAGCCACTGAGATACACTACCCTCATTCACAACAGACTCTGCCTGTATTTTGTCATTGCTTTTTGGATGGTTTCACTCGCGATTAGTTTGGTGATATTTTACATGTTACTCTCTCTGGTATTTTGTGCCCCCGTTGCCATGGAACACTTTGTCTGTGAATacactgcatttttttcttttgcatgcaTTATGTCGGACAGGATGCCTCTTATTATATTTGGCTTAGTGGTCAGCACTATAATAAACGCACCTTATCTACTGATCCTTGTGTCCTACATTTTTATCGTGATCTCAGTCCTCAAGATAAAGTCATCAGCTGGCAGAAAGAAAGCCTTCTCCACCTGCGGTTCCCATCTATTGGTGGTGTCTATATATTTTGGAATACCTTTTTTAGCAAGTATGGTGCCGGGGGGAACAGATTACTATAATTTGATGGCCGCCGTATACTATGGGGTGCCCCCACTCATAAACCCCCTTATATACAGTTTAAGGAACCAGGAGATTCATAAAGCTCTACAGACAGCAATGAGTGCCATAAAGCAATATTTTAGCGGTAAAATAAGCCAATGA